The Pseudosulfitobacter pseudonitzschiae genome includes a region encoding these proteins:
- a CDS encoding YifB family Mg chelatase-like AAA ATPase, whose amino-acid sequence MVARAYTVAFQGVEARSVEVQCALSPGLPAFAIVGLPDKAVSEARDRVRAALGAMAIALPSRRITINLSPADLPKEGSHFDLPIALALLAALDIIPKDTAEGVVALGELSLDGTLVPVIGALPAAMAAATDNRTLLCPAASGAEAAWVSATKVIAAPDLGAAVRHFTGQSLIEPSLPGEVTPDAPLKDMRDVKGQERAKRALEIAAAGRHHLILVGTPGSGKSMLAARLSGILPPLTPTEALETSMIHSLAGLLDAGGISRARPFREPHHTASMAAIIGGGRNAKPGEVSLAHNGVLFMDEFPEFPRTVLETLRQPIETGEVMIARANAHVKYPCAFMLVAAANPCKCGYLTDPDRACARVPTCGEDYMGRISGPLMDRFDLRVDVPPVRYTDLDLPASGETSAQIALRVQAARDIQIARFEGRADMRSNADAEGEILKQIATPDAKGSALLSRVAERFALSARGYHRVLRVSRTIADLDGSPDVCHRHVAEAVSYRVPQSIGS is encoded by the coding sequence ATGGTCGCACGCGCCTACACCGTGGCATTCCAAGGGGTCGAGGCCCGCTCCGTCGAGGTGCAATGCGCCCTGTCGCCGGGCCTGCCTGCCTTTGCCATCGTGGGCCTGCCGGACAAAGCGGTCTCGGAAGCCCGCGACCGCGTCCGTGCAGCACTTGGCGCGATGGCCATCGCCCTCCCCTCGCGCCGGATCACTATCAACCTGTCCCCCGCCGACCTGCCCAAGGAAGGCTCACATTTCGACCTTCCCATTGCATTGGCGCTGCTCGCGGCACTGGACATCATCCCCAAGGACACCGCCGAGGGTGTCGTGGCCTTGGGGGAATTGTCCCTTGATGGTACGCTTGTCCCCGTCATCGGAGCATTGCCCGCCGCTATGGCAGCAGCGACCGACAACCGCACGCTGCTCTGCCCTGCGGCCTCGGGTGCCGAAGCGGCATGGGTGTCCGCCACCAAGGTGATCGCCGCGCCCGATCTTGGCGCGGCTGTACGCCACTTCACCGGCCAATCGCTGATTGAGCCCAGCCTTCCCGGAGAAGTCACACCCGACGCCCCCCTGAAAGACATGCGCGACGTCAAAGGGCAGGAACGCGCCAAACGTGCGCTGGAAATCGCCGCTGCAGGGCGGCACCATCTGATACTGGTGGGCACGCCCGGATCGGGAAAATCCATGCTGGCGGCACGCCTGTCAGGTATCCTGCCACCGCTGACCCCCACCGAAGCACTTGAAACCTCGATGATCCACTCTCTTGCCGGTCTGCTTGACGCAGGCGGCATTTCCCGCGCGCGCCCGTTCCGAGAACCGCACCACACGGCGTCAATGGCCGCAATCATCGGCGGCGGTCGCAATGCAAAACCTGGCGAAGTATCACTGGCGCACAACGGCGTGCTCTTTATGGATGAATTTCCCGAATTTCCCCGCACCGTTCTGGAAACCCTGCGCCAGCCCATCGAAACCGGCGAGGTGATGATCGCCCGTGCCAATGCCCACGTTAAATATCCTTGCGCCTTTATGCTGGTGGCCGCCGCCAACCCCTGCAAATGCGGCTATCTGACCGATCCCGACCGTGCCTGCGCCCGCGTACCGACATGCGGCGAGGATTACATGGGCCGCATTTCCGGCCCGCTGATGGACCGCTTTGACCTGCGCGTCGATGTCCCGCCCGTGCGCTACACCGATCTGGACCTTCCCGCATCGGGCGAGACATCCGCACAAATTGCACTGCGGGTTCAAGCCGCCCGCGACATCCAGATTGCACGGTTCGAGGGGCGTGCCGACATGCGCTCGAACGCCGATGCCGAAGGTGAAATTCTTAAACAAATCGCAACCCCCGATGCCAAAGGCAGCGCCCTGCTCAGCCGCGTCGCAGAACGGTTTGCCCTGTCGGCCCGCGGCTATCACCGCGTGTTGCGCGTCTCGCGCACCATCGCGGATCTGGACGGATCACCAGATGTGTGCCACCGCCACGTTGCCGAAGCGGTCAGCTACCGCGTGCCTCAATCCATCGGCTCGTGA
- a CDS encoding glutathione S-transferase, with protein sequence MTYDLYIADRTFSSWSLRGWLMLEKFGLPYRTHLVGLYAGTMAADMAHLAPARLVPALQLPDGTVVGESMAIAETLAERHPEAGLWPKDAAARATARMLCAEMAAGFSALRSACPMQLQHVNKGFQPSDQTRADLARIEALWTHARSFAIEGPWLFGAYSLADAFYAPVCARITGYDLPVSDAARAYCGTTLADPAFQAWRAEGLKVTYDPFPYDMGTPTAEWPA encoded by the coding sequence ATGACATATGACCTATATATAGCTGACCGCACGTTTTCGAGCTGGTCCTTGCGCGGCTGGCTGATGCTCGAGAAATTCGGCCTGCCCTATCGCACCCACCTTGTCGGTCTCTACGCTGGCACCATGGCCGCTGACATGGCCCATCTGGCACCAGCGCGTCTGGTTCCGGCGCTGCAACTGCCCGACGGCACGGTCGTCGGTGAGAGCATGGCGATCGCCGAAACTCTGGCTGAACGGCATCCTGAAGCGGGACTGTGGCCCAAAGATGCCGCCGCCCGCGCCACCGCCCGGATGCTTTGCGCTGAAATGGCTGCGGGCTTCAGCGCGCTGCGCAGCGCCTGTCCGATGCAACTGCAACACGTCAACAAGGGCTTCCAACCCTCCGACCAAACGCGCGCCGATCTGGCACGGATCGAAGCCTTGTGGACCCACGCCCGCAGCTTTGCCATCGAAGGGCCATGGCTCTTCGGCGCCTACAGCCTTGCCGATGCCTTTTACGCCCCGGTGTGCGCCCGCATAACAGGCTATGACTTGCCGGTTTCGGACGCCGCCCGCGCCTACTGCGGCACCACTCTTGCCGACCCTGCCTTTCAGGCATGGCGGGCCGAAGGGCTGAAAGTAACCTACGACCCCTTCCCCTATGACATGGGCACCCCGACCGCAGAGTGGCCCGCATAA
- a CDS encoding histidine phosphatase family protein, giving the protein MTTWHWVRHGPTHQKTFVGWRDVPADLSDTARIERVQAFLPDDALVISSDLIRAHDTADAIAGGRTRLRSDPMLREFHLGAWDNWHFTRVSDAYPDLSRAYWEYPGDILPPGGESWNMAAARVATAVRRISAQHPAQHIIAVAHIGVILTQVQAAMGWTPKQALAHKIDNLSVTRIDGPLAASPVPLLNHLV; this is encoded by the coding sequence ATGACCACATGGCACTGGGTGCGGCATGGCCCGACCCACCAAAAAACCTTTGTCGGCTGGCGCGACGTCCCCGCCGATCTGTCCGACACCGCCCGGATTGAACGGGTGCAGGCATTTCTACCTGATGATGCTCTGGTGATCTCCTCCGACCTCATCCGCGCACACGACACGGCTGATGCGATCGCAGGCGGGCGCACCCGCTTGCGGTCCGACCCGATGCTGCGCGAATTCCACTTGGGCGCATGGGACAACTGGCATTTCACCCGCGTCAGCGATGCCTACCCCGACCTTAGCCGCGCCTATTGGGAATATCCGGGCGACATCCTGCCGCCCGGGGGTGAAAGCTGGAACATGGCCGCCGCCCGTGTTGCCACCGCCGTACGCCGGATCAGCGCGCAGCATCCCGCACAGCATATCATTGCCGTTGCACACATCGGGGTGATCCTGACACAGGTGCAGGCGGCGATGGGTTGGACTCCAAAGCAGGCACTTGCCCACAAAATCGACAACCTGTCGGTGACACGTATCGACGGACCGCTGGCCGCTTCACCCGTGCCGCTGCTCAATCACCTTGTGTGA
- the cobU gene encoding bifunctional adenosylcobinamide kinase/adenosylcobinamide-phosphate guanylyltransferase codes for MTFVLGGAASGKSVFAENIIINSALTPVYLATARVWDAEIKKRVQVHQNRRTSVWANFEATHDLAPVLSDRHKGEAVLIDCATMWLTNHVMDGTDLAQAQSELLQALAGCPAPVVIVSNELGQGIVPADADTRAFREAQGRLNITLAAHADTAIQVVAGLPNVLKGAL; via the coding sequence ATGACATTCGTTTTAGGTGGGGCTGCCTCTGGAAAATCCGTGTTTGCTGAAAATATAATAATTAACAGTGCGTTAACGCCTGTCTATCTGGCCACGGCGCGCGTCTGGGACGCCGAAATAAAAAAACGGGTACAGGTCCACCAAAACCGGCGCACATCCGTCTGGGCCAACTTCGAGGCAACGCATGATCTGGCACCTGTGCTGTCGGATCGCCACAAGGGCGAGGCCGTCTTGATCGACTGCGCGACGATGTGGCTGACGAACCACGTGATGGACGGCACCGATCTGGCACAGGCGCAGTCGGAACTGCTGCAAGCGCTGGCAGGCTGCCCAGCGCCCGTGGTGATCGTGTCCAACGAACTTGGCCAAGGGATTGTACCCGCTGACGCCGACACCCGCGCGTTCCGCGAGGCCCAAGGCAGGCTGAACATCACACTGGCCGCACATGCCGATACCGCGATTCAGGTGGTTGCGGGTCTGCCCAACGTCCTGAAAGGCGCACTATGA
- a CDS encoding RNA polymerase factor sigma-32 produces MALDNVREVSLSRIAMKAELLDAETELKLAYAWRDERDEAALHRLITAYMRLAISMASKFKRYGAPMNDLIQEAGLGLMKAADKFDPDRGVRFSTYAVWWIKASIQDYVMRNWSMVRTGSTSSQKSLFFNMRRVQARLERESASAGETLDRHQLRQMISTEIGVPLRDVEMMEGRLGGADYSLNATQSSEDEGREWIDALEDDGAQAAELVENEHDTAQLREWLLLAMNALNERERFIVRERKLRDEVRTLESLGQELSLSKERVRQLEAAAFAKMRKSLETQSREVHHFLV; encoded by the coding sequence ATGGCACTGGACAACGTAAGGGAAGTTTCACTGTCCCGCATCGCGATGAAAGCTGAATTGCTGGACGCGGAAACTGAATTGAAACTGGCCTATGCTTGGCGGGACGAGCGTGACGAGGCTGCGTTGCACCGGCTGATTACGGCCTATATGCGCCTAGCGATTTCGATGGCGTCGAAGTTCAAGCGCTATGGTGCGCCGATGAACGACCTGATCCAAGAGGCAGGTCTGGGACTGATGAAAGCCGCGGACAAGTTTGACCCCGATCGCGGGGTGCGGTTTTCGACCTATGCGGTCTGGTGGATCAAAGCCTCGATTCAGGACTATGTCATGCGCAACTGGTCGATGGTACGCACCGGGTCTACGTCTTCGCAGAAGTCGCTGTTTTTCAACATGCGCCGCGTTCAGGCACGGTTGGAGCGCGAAAGCGCCTCGGCGGGTGAAACACTGGACCGGCATCAGCTGCGCCAGATGATCTCGACCGAGATTGGCGTGCCGCTGCGTGATGTTGAAATGATGGAAGGCAGGCTTGGCGGGGCTGACTATTCGCTGAACGCCACACAATCCTCTGAAGACGAAGGTCGCGAATGGATTGATGCGCTGGAAGATGATGGCGCACAGGCGGCGGAACTGGTCGAGAATGAACATGATACAGCGCAATTGCGTGAATGGTTACTACTGGCGATGAATGCGCTGAACGAGCGTGAACGGTTCATCGTGCGCGAACGGAAGTTACGCGACGAAGTACGCACGCTGGAAAGTTTGGGGCAGGAATTGTCGCTGAGCAAAGAGCGTGTGCGCCAGCTTGAAGCTGCGGCCTTTGCCAAGATGCGGAAATCTCTGGAAACCCAAAGCCGGGAGGTGCATCACTTTCTTGTATGA
- a CDS encoding ChaN family lipoprotein, which translates to MRYMIPALLSWAVLCGAAFAFDAADVPRADIMIVGEVHDNPIHHAAQALVVAQAQPKAIVWEMLTPVQAALVTPALVQDVGRMAETLGWAEARWPDFAMYHPVFAAAPHAATYGAAVPRDVVSGVVKGSLEDAFDAAAAYGLDRDLSIAEQRAREALQFAAHCNALPQDLVPGMVKAQRLRDAVLAQAAVQALADTGGPVVVITGNGHARKDWGVPSYLVRVAPDAIVWAIGQGEDGNAPDGGFDVIWDAPAQTRPDPCTAFK; encoded by the coding sequence ATGAGATATATGATTCCCGCACTGCTTTCGTGGGCCGTCCTTTGCGGGGCGGCCTTTGCTTTTGACGCTGCTGATGTGCCACGCGCTGACATCATGATTGTGGGTGAGGTGCATGATAATCCGATCCATCACGCGGCGCAGGCTTTGGTCGTGGCGCAAGCGCAGCCCAAGGCGATTGTCTGGGAAATGCTGACACCCGTGCAAGCGGCGCTTGTTACGCCTGCGTTGGTGCAGGATGTCGGAAGAATGGCCGAAACGCTGGGCTGGGCCGAGGCGAGATGGCCTGATTTTGCCATGTATCACCCTGTTTTTGCGGCTGCCCCCCATGCCGCAACCTATGGCGCTGCTGTGCCGCGCGACGTAGTCTCTGGCGTGGTAAAGGGATCTTTGGAGGATGCTTTTGACGCCGCTGCCGCCTATGGGCTGGACCGCGATCTGAGCATCGCAGAACAGCGCGCACGAGAGGCGCTGCAATTCGCCGCTCATTGCAATGCACTTCCCCAGGATCTCGTGCCCGGAATGGTCAAGGCCCAGCGGTTGCGCGATGCGGTGTTGGCACAGGCTGCGGTGCAGGCGTTGGCGGACACGGGCGGGCCGGTGGTTGTAATCACTGGCAATGGCCACGCGCGCAAGGATTGGGGCGTACCAAGCTATCTGGTGCGGGTTGCGCCTGATGCGATAGTTTGGGCCATTGGTCAGGGCGAGGACGGCAATGCGCCCGACGGTGGTTTTGACGTGATTTGGGATGCACCCGCGCAGACGCGCCCCGACCCATGCACGGCGTTCAAATAA
- the coaBC gene encoding bifunctional phosphopantothenoylcysteine decarboxylase/phosphopantothenate--cysteine ligase CoaBC gives MLNGKRILLIIGGGIAAFKSLDLIRRLRERGAVVTPVLTQAGSEFVTPLSVSALAGAKVYRDLFDLTDEAEMGHIQLSRSADLVLVAPATADLMAKMAQGLANDLASTLLLATDTPVMVAPAMNVRMWDHPATRRNLATLRGDGIAVIGPNDGDMACGEFGPGRMAEPLEIVAALEGALGGGPLAGKRVLVTSGPTHEPIDPVRYIANRSSGAQGTSLGVALAALGAEVVFVTGPADVPPPAGVQVIKVQTAQQMLAAVQTALPCDAAIFAAAVADWRVATASDRKLKKTKDGMPELEFVENPDILATVSQMTTGRPGLVVGFAAETNDVIENATAKLQRKGCDWIVANDVSPETGIMGGSENAVHLIWDGGVEDWPRMGKDAVAQQLAGRIAAALN, from the coding sequence ATGCTGAACGGCAAACGAATTCTCTTGATTATCGGCGGCGGGATCGCGGCATTCAAATCGCTGGACTTGATCCGGCGTCTGCGCGAACGGGGCGCGGTGGTCACACCGGTGCTTACACAGGCGGGATCCGAATTTGTCACACCCTTGTCTGTCTCTGCGCTGGCAGGCGCAAAGGTGTATCGCGATCTGTTCGATCTGACGGACGAGGCCGAGATGGGCCATATCCAGCTGTCGCGCTCGGCGGATCTGGTGCTGGTGGCACCCGCCACTGCGGACTTGATGGCAAAGATGGCGCAGGGGCTGGCGAATGATCTTGCCTCGACATTGCTGTTGGCAACGGACACGCCGGTGATGGTTGCTCCTGCGATGAATGTGCGGATGTGGGATCATCCCGCAACCCGTCGCAATCTGGCAACGCTGCGCGGCGATGGCATTGCGGTGATCGGACCGAATGACGGTGATATGGCCTGTGGCGAATTCGGACCGGGGCGGATGGCGGAACCGTTAGAAATTGTTGCAGCCCTTGAAGGCGCGCTGGGCGGCGGGCCGCTGGCGGGCAAACGGGTGTTGGTCACCTCAGGGCCGACGCACGAGCCGATTGATCCGGTGCGCTATATCGCCAACCGCTCGTCGGGTGCACAAGGCACGTCACTGGGGGTGGCTCTTGCAGCACTGGGGGCCGAGGTGGTCTTTGTCACCGGCCCCGCAGATGTGCCGCCGCCTGCGGGTGTGCAGGTGATCAAGGTTCAGACTGCGCAGCAGATGTTGGCGGCGGTGCAGACCGCCTTGCCCTGTGATGCGGCAATCTTTGCGGCGGCTGTGGCGGATTGGCGGGTGGCGACTGCTTCGGACCGGAAGCTGAAAAAGACCAAAGACGGGATGCCAGAGCTGGAGTTCGTGGAAAACCCCGACATTCTGGCGACCGTGTCGCAGATGACCACAGGGCGGCCTGGACTGGTAGTGGGCTTTGCCGCCGAGACCAATGACGTGATCGAAAACGCCACCGCCAAACTTCAGCGCAAGGGATGCGACTGGATTGTGGCCAACGATGTGTCGCCCGAAACCGGTATCATGGGGGGCAGCGAGAATGCCGTTCATCTGATCTGGGATGGGGGCGTCGAGGATTGGCCACGCATGGGCAAGGATGCGGTCGCACAGCAACTGGCGGGGCGGATTGCCGCTGCCTTGAACTAA
- the dut gene encoding dUTP diphosphatase: MKTNSVTLQFVWDTGADIALGMPSYETSGAAGADLRANFADRGSVVLPSGARALVPTGLRLAIPDGFEVQVRPRSGLALKHGVTLVNTPGTIDSDYRGPLGVIMINLGDADFVVEHGMRIAQMVVAPVVQARFDLVEALDDTVRGAGGFGSTGAQ; encoded by the coding sequence ATGAAGACCAATTCAGTGACATTGCAATTTGTCTGGGACACGGGCGCGGATATCGCTTTGGGCATGCCGTCTTACGAAACTTCTGGTGCGGCGGGCGCGGATCTGCGGGCGAATTTTGCGGATCGCGGGTCTGTTGTTTTGCCATCGGGCGCGCGGGCGCTGGTGCCGACAGGGCTTCGGCTGGCAATTCCCGACGGGTTCGAAGTGCAGGTGCGACCCCGTTCGGGATTGGCGCTGAAGCATGGCGTGACGCTGGTGAACACGCCCGGGACCATCGACAGCGATTATCGCGGGCCGTTAGGGGTGATTATGATCAATCTGGGCGATGCTGACTTTGTCGTCGAACACGGGATGCGTATTGCGCAAATGGTGGTGGCCCCTGTGGTGCAGGCGCGATTTGATCTGGTCGAGGCACTGGACGACACTGTGCGCGGCGCGGGCGGCTTTGGCTCGACTGGCGCGCAATGA
- a CDS encoding HesA/MoeB/ThiF family protein has translation MILVLGLALTLWAVGAVMGAPRSVRLNMMGLLYVAVLSLHLVLPDGHPLRLATGESAALWLILGGFVVLVLAYRWGLRRLRARAAKGQADIPVQAHQGPMGEIELNRYSRHIVLREIGGPGQVALKNARVLVVGAGGLGAPALQYLAAAGVGTLGVIDADVVEGSNLQRQVIHTDARIGMPKVFSAQAALEALNPFVTVRPYQRRFDEEIAAELVAEYDLVLDGTDNFATRYLVNRVAFTAGVPLVSGALSQWEGQLSVFDPARGAPCYQCVFPQAPAPGLAPSCAEAGVLGPLPGVVGAMMAVEAVKLLTGAGTPLRGEMLIYDALYGESRKITLARRGDCPVCGD, from the coding sequence ATGATACTGGTTCTGGGCCTTGCTTTGACGCTTTGGGCTGTGGGCGCAGTGATGGGTGCGCCGCGTTCGGTGCGGCTGAATATGATGGGGTTGCTTTATGTGGCTGTGCTGTCTTTGCATCTGGTGCTGCCCGACGGGCATCCGCTGCGCTTGGCGACAGGCGAAAGTGCCGCGCTTTGGTTGATCCTTGGCGGATTTGTGGTGCTGGTTCTGGCCTATCGCTGGGGCTTGCGGCGGTTACGGGCGCGGGCCGCGAAGGGGCAAGCCGACATACCGGTGCAAGCGCATCAGGGGCCGATGGGCGAGATCGAGCTGAACCGTTATTCCCGCCACATCGTGCTGCGAGAGATCGGTGGGCCGGGGCAGGTGGCGTTGAAGAATGCGCGGGTGCTGGTCGTTGGGGCCGGAGGGCTGGGTGCGCCTGCCCTGCAATATCTGGCGGCGGCGGGTGTGGGGACGCTTGGCGTGATTGACGCCGATGTAGTCGAAGGCAGCAATTTGCAGCGCCAGGTGATCCACACTGACGCACGTATCGGGATGCCTAAGGTGTTCTCGGCCCAAGCCGCGCTTGAGGCGTTGAACCCCTTTGTGACAGTGCGCCCGTATCAACGGCGCTTTGACGAAGAGATCGCCGCCGAACTGGTTGCAGAATATGATTTGGTGTTGGATGGCACCGATAATTTCGCCACACGCTATCTGGTCAACCGTGTGGCTTTCACCGCAGGTGTTCCGCTGGTTTCGGGTGCATTGAGCCAGTGGGAGGGGCAATTGAGCGTCTTTGATCCAGCACGCGGCGCGCCCTGTTATCAGTGTGTTTTTCCACAAGCCCCCGCCCCCGGGCTGGCCCCTAGCTGTGCTGAGGCGGGCGTTTTGGGTCCATTGCCCGGTGTCGTGGGCGCGATGATGGCGGTCGAGGCGGTCAAGCTGCTGACCGGTGCAGGCACGCCGTTGCGGGGCGAGATGTTGATTTATGACGCGCTTTACGGCGAAAGCCGCAAGATAACTCTGGCGCGGCGCGGCGACTGTCCGGTTTGCGGCGATTGA